In one Sphingobacterium daejeonense genomic region, the following are encoded:
- a CDS encoding undecaprenyl-diphosphate phosphatase: MSIFEAIILAIVEGLTEYLPISSTAHMGFTAALMGMEESEYLKMFQVSIQFGAILSIVVLYWKKFFDFKNLKFYYKLAIAVIPALVLGKLLDDKIEAVLGNQIAISTVLVLGGVVLLFVDKWFKNPKITDEKEIPVKKAFIIGFWQCLAMMPGTSRSAASIIGGLTQGLDRKAAAEFSFFLAVPTMLAVTVYSIFVKTWGEGTAHAQKGYEMIMSSNENIMVFIIGNIVAFVVAMIAVKSFITVLTKYGFKFWGWYRIVIGIALLVFFYTQR; the protein is encoded by the coding sequence ATGAGTATTTTTGAAGCAATAATCCTAGCCATCGTTGAAGGCTTAACCGAATATCTTCCAATTTCCTCAACTGCACACATGGGCTTTACTGCCGCATTGATGGGTATGGAAGAAAGTGAATACCTTAAAATGTTCCAAGTATCTATTCAATTTGGAGCAATATTATCAATCGTTGTCCTTTATTGGAAGAAATTCTTCGATTTCAAGAACCTTAAGTTTTATTATAAATTGGCTATTGCTGTTATTCCAGCATTAGTTCTAGGAAAACTGTTGGATGATAAAATTGAAGCTGTATTGGGAAATCAGATCGCCATTTCTACTGTTTTGGTATTAGGTGGTGTGGTTCTTTTGTTCGTTGACAAATGGTTCAAGAATCCAAAGATTACCGACGAAAAAGAAATTCCGGTTAAAAAAGCATTTATCATTGGTTTTTGGCAGTGTTTAGCGATGATGCCAGGGACCTCTCGTTCTGCAGCCTCCATTATTGGTGGTCTTACCCAAGGGTTGGACCGTAAGGCAGCCGCAGAATTCTCATTCTTCTTGGCCGTACCTACCATGCTTGCCGTAACAGTATATTCCATCTTTGTAAAAACATGGGGTGAAGGAACTGCTCATGCCCAAAAAGGCTATGAAATGATTATGTCCAGCAATGAAAACATTATGGTTTTCATCATTGGAAACATTGTAGCATTTGTGGTAGCTATGATCGCTGTAAAATCCTTTATCACTGTATTGACAAAATATGGCTTCAAATTCTGGGGTTGGTACCGAATTGTTATCGGAATAGCGCTGTTGGTGTTTTTTTATACGCAGAGGTAG
- a CDS encoding DUF3098 domain-containing protein — MTTNRAEFVFKKDKLSIIHCEHCYVAIGFILMMGTENIYSFTKITLAPLVVVAGFALGFVAILYKPKNKTNQE, encoded by the coding sequence GTGACTACAAACAGAGCGGAGTTCGTATTTAAAAAAGATAAATTATCAATTATTCATTGCGAGCATTGTTATGTTGCAATAGGTTTCATTTTGATGATGGGTACTGAGAATATTTATAGCTTTACCAAGATTACATTGGCACCATTAGTGGTTGTTGCAGGTTTTGCTCTAGGATTCGTAGCCATTTTATATAAACCTAAGAACAAGACAAATCAGGAGTAA